The Acomys russatus chromosome 3, mAcoRus1.1, whole genome shotgun sequence genome has a window encoding:
- the LOC127186866 gene encoding mast cell protease 2-like, translated as MAYLEIVTPGNYRLACSGFLIRRNFVLTAAHCAGRSITVLLGAHNKTLEEDTWQKIEVEKQFPHPKYDGYLALHDIMLLKLKEKAKLTRGVGTLPLPAQFNFIPPGRTCRAVGWGKTAVNEPASDTLQETKMRLLEPQGCKHFSSSFYHSLQLCVGNPKKIQNVYKGDSGGPLVCAGIAQGIASYVHRNAKPPAVFTRISHYRPWINEILREN; from the exons ATGGCCTATCTGGAAATTGTCACCCCTGGGAATTATCGGTTGGCCTGCAGTGGCTTCCTGATAAGACGGAACTTTGTGCTGACTGCTGCGCACTGTGCAGGAAG GTCTATAACAGTCCTCCTAGGAGCCCATAACAAAACACTTGAAGAAGACACATGGCAGAAGATCGAGGTTGAAAAGCAATTCCCTCATCCAAAATATGATGGCTATTTGGCTCTCCATGACATCATGTTACTGAAG TTGAAGGAGAAAGCCAAGCTAACCCGAGGCGTGGGAACCCTTCCACTCCCGGCCCAGTTCAACTTCATCCCACCAGGGAGGACGTGCCGGGCAGTTGGCTGGGGGAAAACAGCCGTGAATGAGCCAGCCTCCGACACATTGCAGGAGACAAAGATGAGGCTCTTGGAGCCCCAAGGCTGCAAACACTTCAGCAGCAGCTTCTACCACAGTCTCCAGCTGTGTGTGGGCAACCCCAAGAAGATACAAAATGTGTACAAG gGAGATTCTGGAGGACCCCTCGTGTGTGCTGGGATAGCCCAAGGCATCGCCTCCTATGTGCATCGGAATGCGAAGCCCCCTGCTGTCTTCACCAGAATCTCCCACTACCGGCCCTGGATCAATGAGATCTTGAGGGAGAATTAA